A portion of the Paenibacillus marchantiae genome contains these proteins:
- a CDS encoding FAD-dependent oxidoreductase, protein MRREKLLFDVTVIGGGLSGICAAIAAARLGQKVALVHNRPVLGGNSSSEVRVWVCGATGHGVNRYARETGIMGELFIQNQQRNPEGNPYLWDVTLLEAVRAEPNLTLFMNTDVREVEADGEKDARIIRSVKGWMMGSEREITFESKIFLDCTGDGLVGFLAGAAYRIGREARHEFGEEWAPEVADDITLGSTLLFYTKDTGKPVRFVAPSFAKDITTTPIPLKRVIRSGDSGCHYWWIEWGGELDTVHENEQIRDELWSVIYGIWDYIKNSGKFQAEEMTLEWVGSIPGKREYRRFLGDTILTQNDVISQRPFEDRVAFGGWSIDLHPPQGMYASESGSKHLHADGIYHIPFGCLYSRNVSNLLFAGRNISASHVAFGTTRVMATCAVMGEAAGVGAALSVIKGITPRELREQHSTELQQTMLRTDASIIGLRNMDSADLARKGIITASSTMTRILINEPSEEYRLVTDVGWLFPTEGGIEGFTLLVSAREATSLTIELWDTGRPENYVPANFKQALHIQVDAGENRWLDVPADSAMFGGDPSNVFIIVRANEAASLYTSAVPISGVLAFERGVKPIVSSDLEDHQPNQPIIEWSMKRLVRKPFCFAVETGAYLPDKVINGYVRPFGGPQLWISEPITNGREEWIEVKLPEPVDIREIHLTFNDDVNEDLINLHHHETPFLIIPELVKSYEVQAYINGEWERFAGDSHNLTRKKIHRLENPIQSKRIRVIIKETHGGDRAEVFEIRLYDSYR, encoded by the coding sequence ATGAGACGCGAGAAACTATTATTCGATGTTACGGTCATTGGCGGAGGACTTTCCGGGATTTGTGCCGCTATTGCAGCGGCAAGATTAGGTCAAAAGGTTGCCCTCGTGCATAATCGTCCTGTACTTGGCGGCAATTCCAGCTCCGAGGTACGTGTATGGGTATGCGGTGCAACGGGGCATGGCGTGAACCGTTACGCCCGGGAGACCGGCATTATGGGTGAATTATTCATTCAAAATCAACAACGGAATCCGGAAGGCAACCCCTATTTGTGGGACGTTACTTTGCTGGAGGCGGTAAGAGCCGAACCTAATCTGACTCTATTTATGAATACGGATGTTAGAGAAGTAGAAGCAGACGGTGAGAAGGATGCAAGGATAATTCGTAGCGTGAAAGGCTGGATGATGGGCTCCGAGCGTGAGATTACGTTTGAAAGTAAGATCTTTCTTGACTGTACAGGTGACGGACTCGTCGGATTTCTCGCTGGAGCAGCATACCGGATTGGCCGTGAAGCCCGTCATGAGTTCGGGGAAGAATGGGCACCGGAAGTTGCTGATGATATTACGCTTGGCAGCACACTGTTGTTCTATACGAAAGATACCGGAAAACCGGTACGGTTTGTAGCTCCATCGTTTGCTAAAGACATTACGACAACCCCAATTCCGCTAAAGCGTGTGATCCGCAGTGGAGATTCTGGCTGTCATTACTGGTGGATTGAATGGGGCGGCGAGCTGGATACGGTACATGAGAATGAGCAGATTCGGGATGAGTTATGGTCTGTTATTTATGGCATCTGGGATTATATTAAGAACTCCGGCAAGTTTCAGGCCGAGGAGATGACGTTGGAATGGGTAGGCTCGATTCCAGGCAAACGCGAATACCGTCGCTTCCTTGGTGATACGATTCTGACGCAAAATGATGTTATCTCTCAGCGTCCATTCGAAGACCGGGTCGCCTTTGGTGGTTGGTCCATCGACCTGCATCCTCCACAAGGGATGTATGCAAGCGAGAGCGGCTCCAAACATCTGCATGCGGATGGCATATATCATATTCCGTTTGGGTGCCTGTACTCCCGCAATGTCAGCAATCTGCTGTTTGCGGGACGTAATATCAGTGCATCGCATGTTGCATTTGGAACAACCCGCGTTATGGCAACTTGTGCAGTAATGGGAGAAGCGGCAGGTGTAGGCGCTGCCTTGTCGGTAATCAAAGGCATCACGCCTCGTGAGCTGCGTGAGCAGCATTCAACCGAATTGCAGCAAACGATGTTACGGACCGATGCCTCAATTATAGGACTGAGAAATATGGATTCTGCTGATCTTGCGAGAAAGGGGATCATCACGGCTTCAAGCACGATGACCCGAATTTTGATCAACGAACCTTCCGAGGAATACCGGCTGGTCACTGATGTTGGATGGCTGTTCCCGACCGAGGGTGGAATTGAGGGATTTACGCTGTTGGTCTCTGCCCGTGAGGCTACAAGTCTCACTATAGAACTATGGGATACAGGTCGCCCTGAGAATTATGTACCGGCAAACTTCAAGCAAGCTTTGCATATCCAGGTCGATGCAGGTGAAAATCGATGGTTGGATGTGCCTGCAGACAGTGCAATGTTTGGAGGGGATCCTTCTAATGTATTTATCATTGTTCGTGCGAATGAAGCAGCCAGTCTCTATACATCAGCTGTTCCGATCAGCGGTGTCCTCGCGTTTGAGCGGGGAGTCAAGCCAATAGTCAGCTCTGATCTGGAGGATCATCAGCCGAATCAGCCCATTATCGAATGGTCGATGAAGCGACTTGTCCGAAAGCCATTCTGTTTTGCAGTTGAGACTGGCGCGTATTTACCTGATAAAGTCATCAACGGCTATGTCCGCCCGTTTGGCGGTCCACAGTTGTGGATATCGGAGCCCATCACTAATGGCCGTGAAGAATGGATTGAAGTCAAGCTTCCAGAACCAGTGGATATTCGGGAAATTCACCTTACCTTTAATGACGATGTTAATGAGGATTTGATCAATTTGCATCATCACGAGACACCGTTTCTGATCATTCCCGAGTTGGTTAAGAGCTACGAGGTGCAGGCATATATTAATGGGGAATGGGAACGTTTTGCTGGTGATAGCCATAACCTTACTCGCAAAAAGATTCATCGTCTTGAGAATCCGATCCAATCAAAACGGATTAGGGTGATCATTAAGGAAACGCACGGTGGCGATCGGGCAGAAGTGTTTGAAATTCGACTATATGATTCTTATAGATGA
- a CDS encoding phosphoenolpyruvate hydrolase family protein, with product MDKFRGEVEQGKILLGVGAGTGITAKSSEAGGADMLIVYNSGRYRMAGRGSLAGLLSYGDANQIVVEMGAEVLPVVKHTPVLAGVCGTDPFRIMEVYLKQLKEQGFSGVQNFPTVGLIDGVFRQNLEETGMGYDLEVEMIRIAHELDLLTTPYVFDPAQAKAMAEAGADILVAHMGLTTKGSIGAKTALTLDDCVQRIEAIIEAGRAVNPEIMIICHGGPIAEPEDAAYVIERTKGIDGFFGASSIERFAAEKGITQQTESFKSIRK from the coding sequence ATGGACAAATTTAGGGGAGAGGTAGAGCAGGGTAAAATCCTACTAGGTGTCGGAGCAGGCACAGGCATTACGGCCAAGAGTAGTGAAGCGGGCGGAGCAGATATGTTAATCGTATACAATTCCGGTCGGTACAGAATGGCGGGCCGCGGCTCGCTGGCGGGCCTGCTCTCCTATGGAGATGCCAATCAAATCGTCGTTGAGATGGGAGCCGAGGTGCTGCCCGTCGTCAAACATACGCCTGTTCTGGCAGGGGTGTGCGGCACGGACCCCTTCCGAATAATGGAGGTATACCTGAAGCAGTTGAAGGAGCAGGGCTTCAGCGGAGTTCAAAACTTCCCAACCGTTGGTTTGATTGATGGGGTGTTCAGACAAAACCTGGAGGAAACCGGTATGGGGTACGACCTGGAGGTTGAAATGATCCGTATCGCCCATGAATTGGATTTGCTGACTACGCCGTATGTTTTTGATCCTGCTCAGGCAAAAGCTATGGCGGAGGCGGGGGCTGACATTTTGGTTGCGCACATGGGGTTGACGACCAAGGGCTCCATTGGTGCAAAAACAGCACTGACCCTGGACGACTGTGTACAACGAATTGAAGCTATTATTGAAGCAGGGCGGGCTGTGAACCCGGAGATCATGATTATTTGCCACGGTGGACCCATTGCAGAGCCGGAGGATGCGGCCTATGTCATTGAGAGAACAAAGGGCATCGATGGATTCTTCGGCGCATCCAGCATCGAGCGCTTTGCGGCAGAGAAAGGTATTACACAGCAGACGGAGTCCTTCAAGTCGATTCGGAAATAG
- a CDS encoding response regulator transcription factor produces the protein MWRTLIVEDEQYARASLRKLFTKANIPFEIIGEAVNGEEGLQLIRELQPDVVISDIFMPLMDGIRLLQLTRKEGHECRFVMLTAVSEFEYARQALEYGASGYLMKLSLDLKELKQTMDKVAGELTRMDKLRLADKWFPDKTTQEPTDHPELNRMITYIEEHFAEDVTLKRLAEYVRMDASYVSDLFKKKMGITMTHFIQNRRVQAAKMLLTETEKTVSEVGRLVGFENDNYFIKIFKRWCGLTPNEYRKEQKIVL, from the coding sequence TTGTGGCGCACATTGATCGTTGAAGATGAACAGTACGCAAGAGCAAGCTTGCGCAAATTGTTTACAAAGGCGAATATTCCGTTTGAAATTATCGGTGAGGCGGTAAATGGCGAGGAAGGTTTGCAGTTGATTCGGGAACTGCAGCCTGATGTTGTCATTTCCGACATTTTCATGCCGCTAATGGATGGCATCCGTTTACTCCAGCTCACGAGAAAGGAAGGACATGAATGCCGATTCGTTATGTTGACGGCAGTAAGTGAATTCGAGTATGCCAGACAAGCATTGGAATACGGGGCTTCAGGTTATTTGATGAAACTTTCTCTGGATTTGAAGGAACTGAAGCAAACCATGGACAAAGTAGCCGGAGAGCTGACAAGAATGGATAAGCTTCGCTTGGCAGATAAATGGTTCCCGGATAAGACTACCCAAGAACCAACAGATCATCCAGAGCTGAACCGAATGATTACCTACATTGAGGAGCATTTCGCCGAGGATGTGACATTAAAGAGATTGGCTGAATATGTTCGCATGGATGCCAGTTATGTCAGTGACTTATTTAAGAAAAAGATGGGGATCACGATGACGCATTTTATTCAGAACCGCCGCGTTCAAGCAGCGAAAATGCTGCTGACAGAGACGGAGAAAACGGTGAGTGAAGTTGGCAGGTTGGTAGGCTTCGAGAACGACAATTATTTCATTAAAATATTCAAGCGGTGGTGTGGGTTGACCCCGAACGAATACCGGAAAGAACAAAAAATCGTTCTATGA
- a CDS encoding CynX/NimT family MFS transporter: MLNNQNTKALPSSIGFIILGIIFIAANLRTPLTSVGPLVSLIRDDVHISNTLAGLITTLPLLAFALLSPLVPKLGRKYGVERIILLALIFLTIGIVIRSLSGAANLYIGTVILGFAIAICNVLLPSIIKRDFPNKIGSMTGLYSVSMCLCGAIASGISVPLAVNAGLRWQGALGIWGVLSFVAILCWLPQLRNQSKQTVTTSQQRASNDVNVWRSPLAWQVTLFMGIQSMVFYVLIAWLPEILKQQGIDSTQSGWYLSIMQLALLPFTFIVPVIAGRMSSQRLLVVITTILLLTGTLGLLYGSSNIILLWIIILGIGVGFAFSLSMMFFGLRTENAHQAAELSGMAQSIGYLLAAIGPALIGYLHDATNSWDMPLFILLGASVLLLLAGMGAARNRFVGSGSRYELPRKGR, translated from the coding sequence ATGCTGAACAATCAAAATACAAAAGCCCTACCTTCCTCTATAGGGTTTATCATTCTCGGCATTATTTTTATTGCTGCTAATTTACGTACTCCCTTAACATCAGTCGGTCCTTTAGTGAGTCTAATAAGGGATGACGTTCATATTTCAAATACATTAGCGGGCTTGATAACGACTTTACCCTTGCTAGCCTTTGCTTTATTATCGCCTCTAGTACCGAAATTAGGCCGAAAGTATGGGGTTGAACGTATCATTTTGCTTGCCCTAATCTTTTTGACAATTGGCATTGTAATACGTTCTTTATCTGGTGCAGCTAATCTGTATATTGGAACAGTAATTCTAGGATTTGCAATTGCCATATGTAATGTATTATTGCCAAGTATAATCAAAAGGGATTTCCCCAATAAAATTGGCTCTATGACAGGTCTTTACTCCGTTTCAATGTGTTTATGTGGAGCCATTGCATCAGGAATCAGTGTACCGCTAGCTGTGAACGCAGGTCTAAGATGGCAGGGAGCATTAGGAATATGGGGGGTTCTAAGTTTTGTAGCCATTCTCTGTTGGTTACCCCAATTAAGAAATCAATCGAAGCAAACAGTCACGACCAGTCAGCAGAGGGCCAGCAACGATGTGAATGTTTGGCGGTCCCCTCTTGCATGGCAGGTAACCTTATTTATGGGTATACAGTCCATGGTTTTCTATGTGTTGATCGCATGGTTACCTGAAATTTTAAAGCAGCAAGGAATTGATTCAACCCAATCAGGTTGGTACCTCTCGATAATGCAGTTAGCACTGCTTCCATTTACATTTATTGTTCCTGTTATTGCTGGGCGCATGTCTAGCCAACGTTTGTTAGTGGTTATCACAACCATTTTGCTTTTGACGGGAACACTCGGGCTTCTTTACGGAAGCTCCAATATTATATTATTGTGGATCATAATACTGGGAATTGGTGTAGGTTTCGCCTTTAGTTTATCCATGATGTTTTTTGGGTTACGCACTGAAAATGCGCATCAAGCAGCGGAATTGTCTGGCATGGCGCAATCGATTGGATATCTTCTTGCCGCAATTGGTCCTGCACTTATTGGATATCTGCATGATGCGACAAATAGTTGGGATATGCCACTTTTCATTCTGCTGGGCGCTTCGGTCTTACTTTTGTTAGCCGGAATGGGAGCAGCAAGAAACCGTTTTGTAGGTAGCGGAAGTCGTTACGAGCTGCCACGGAAAGGACGATAA
- a CDS encoding ABC transporter substrate-binding protein, with product MKYRNWLKAALITTLTASMLSACGGANNEGASAGSANQNAGETINLTLWGAVPAEAGPQEVIDSWNKENPDIQVEYFRYVNDDPGNLKLDTALMTGQDADLFVNYTLNRLQKRVDAGVALDLSSRTDYNIDEQMGVDAAQWKIGDKYYGIPTKKNMLFIWLNKSMLDEAGLPIPPVDWTWDDLREYAKALTKSNVYGLMQHDAAFTAAIDGTIAGLGVTTAEGTSNFNNDLWKKQLQIVHDMMFVDKSTPEYGEQVTSKMPVDTMFLKGEAAMLAAGEFIFRNANNLKDFPHDFKIAFATIPKVSADQKDYKYAGGLGDMLSVNAKSKHQDAAWKFAKWYADGGMLPMASGGRLPSSKSVDNKQAMDLLLKGVEDKYDTESMNSVVFGEFPSFQLNVPQQALDARKEEYEKYFLNEQDIDTTLKNMAKRHQEYIK from the coding sequence ATGAAATATAGAAATTGGTTAAAGGCAGCTTTGATTACGACTTTGACAGCTTCGATGCTCAGCGCGTGCGGAGGGGCTAACAACGAGGGAGCGAGTGCAGGATCGGCAAATCAAAATGCCGGTGAGACCATCAACCTCACGCTTTGGGGAGCTGTTCCTGCCGAGGCTGGACCTCAAGAAGTGATTGACAGCTGGAACAAAGAAAATCCCGACATTCAGGTCGAGTACTTCCGTTATGTAAATGATGACCCCGGTAACCTAAAGCTGGATACGGCGCTCATGACGGGTCAGGACGCAGACTTGTTCGTCAACTACACGCTTAACCGTTTACAGAAACGTGTTGATGCAGGAGTCGCTTTGGATCTGAGCAGCCGAACAGATTACAACATCGACGAGCAAATGGGGGTAGACGCCGCTCAATGGAAAATCGGGGATAAGTATTATGGCATTCCGACAAAGAAAAACATGTTATTCATCTGGCTTAACAAAAGCATGCTGGATGAAGCCGGTCTTCCGATTCCTCCCGTTGATTGGACATGGGATGACTTGAGAGAATATGCGAAAGCGCTAACAAAATCAAATGTGTACGGTCTTATGCAGCATGATGCTGCCTTTACCGCCGCAATTGACGGTACCATAGCGGGTCTTGGGGTAACCACGGCGGAAGGAACATCTAACTTTAATAATGATCTTTGGAAAAAGCAGCTTCAAATCGTACATGACATGATGTTTGTGGACAAATCGACGCCCGAATATGGAGAACAAGTAACAAGCAAGATGCCGGTAGACACAATGTTCCTTAAAGGGGAAGCAGCTATGTTAGCCGCAGGAGAATTTATTTTCCGCAACGCCAATAACCTGAAGGATTTTCCACATGACTTCAAAATCGCATTCGCTACAATTCCGAAAGTATCTGCCGATCAGAAGGATTATAAGTATGCTGGTGGTTTAGGTGATATGCTCTCCGTTAACGCAAAATCCAAACATCAGGATGCGGCATGGAAGTTCGCAAAGTGGTATGCGGACGGCGGAATGTTGCCGATGGCAAGTGGAGGGCGCCTTCCATCCTCGAAGAGCGTTGATAACAAGCAGGCGATGGACCTGCTGCTCAAAGGTGTTGAAGACAAATACGATACAGAGTCGATGAATAGCGTTGTGTTCGGTGAGTTCCCATCATTCCAGCTGAATGTACCGCAGCAAGCGCTGGATGCCCGCAAGGAAGAATATGAGAAATACTTCCTGAATGAGCAGGATATTGATACAACGCTTAAGAATATGGCCAAACGCCATCAGGAATATATCAAATAA
- a CDS encoding carbohydrate ABC transporter permease, with protein sequence MKRNSWIRKQGWVGYIFILPNMLGILAFFILPALYSFFMMFTDYQFANPNWTFTGLDNIQRLFGDDQFYASIKYTIIFLMSVPVSLAIAFLVALVLNRSVYLKGLLRGMFFLPYISSGVAVAFVWMLLFQPSQGPINEVLRFIGIVSPPGWFADSSSAMYAIDVVQIWFMLGYNMIIYLAALQEISTEQLEAARIDGAGKATITWRIVWPLVSPTTFMLLITGLIMTVKSFSLIQAITGGGPSGSTTILSLFVYKTAFSYYEMGYASTISWFLFAVILVITIIQWVGQKRWVHY encoded by the coding sequence GTGAAAAGGAACAGCTGGATTCGGAAACAAGGCTGGGTGGGCTACATATTTATTTTGCCTAATATGCTCGGTATCCTGGCATTTTTTATTCTGCCTGCCTTGTACTCCTTCTTTATGATGTTCACGGACTATCAATTCGCCAATCCGAATTGGACGTTCACCGGATTAGATAATATCCAACGCCTTTTTGGTGATGATCAGTTCTATGCTTCAATCAAATATACGATCATATTCCTGATGTCCGTTCCGGTCTCATTAGCAATTGCATTTCTCGTTGCTCTTGTGCTTAACCGGAGCGTGTATTTGAAAGGATTGCTTAGAGGCATGTTCTTCCTGCCATATATCTCAAGCGGTGTTGCTGTTGCTTTTGTATGGATGCTGCTGTTCCAGCCGTCCCAGGGGCCAATTAATGAAGTACTTCGCTTTATCGGCATTGTATCGCCTCCGGGTTGGTTCGCCGATTCAAGTTCGGCGATGTATGCCATTGACGTCGTGCAAATCTGGTTTATGTTAGGTTACAACATGATTATCTATTTGGCAGCCCTGCAGGAGATTTCGACTGAGCAACTTGAAGCGGCACGTATTGACGGTGCAGGGAAAGCAACTATTACATGGAGGATTGTATGGCCGCTTGTTAGTCCAACGACATTTATGCTATTGATTACGGGGCTGATTATGACGGTCAAATCCTTCTCTCTCATCCAAGCGATTACGGGCGGCGGCCCAAGCGGAAGCACTACGATTCTGTCGCTGTTCGTCTACAAAACGGCATTTAGCTATTATGAGATGGGCTATGCGTCAACCATTTCCTGGTTCCTGTTTGCGGTTATTCTTGTCATTACCATTATCCAATGGGTCGGCCAAAAACGCTGGGTCCATTACTAG
- a CDS encoding carbohydrate ABC transporter permease, with product MFRITKTRSVKLSVTILMLIAGLFMIVPFLWMLSTSFQTPSEVFRQWLPSKLDWTSHKRIWTGNYNFLPYYLNSIKIAVIGTAGAVFLSAFAAYGFARTEFKGRNTLFIVYLSMMMIPPQVVFVPKFILFNWLHIYNTHWALILPAMFSIFGVFMLRQFFLSIPNEITESALLDGAGHFRIFFKLVLPLAKPALATFAIIDFSWQWNDYENALVFLQSPKLYTIPLGLQNFVLENNVDYNGMMAASSAAIIPMILIFLLGQKYIIQGVSSSAVKG from the coding sequence ATGTTTAGAATAACGAAGACACGCTCGGTTAAGCTTTCTGTCACGATCCTTATGCTGATTGCAGGGTTGTTTATGATTGTCCCTTTTTTATGGATGCTCAGTACTTCCTTCCAGACCCCTAGTGAGGTATTCCGCCAATGGCTTCCTTCGAAGCTGGACTGGACCAGCCATAAGCGAATCTGGACGGGAAACTATAACTTTCTCCCTTATTATTTGAACTCAATTAAGATTGCCGTGATTGGTACAGCAGGTGCCGTTTTTTTGTCGGCCTTTGCTGCTTATGGTTTCGCCCGTACGGAATTTAAAGGACGCAATACCCTCTTCATCGTGTATCTATCCATGATGATGATTCCTCCTCAAGTCGTTTTTGTTCCGAAGTTTATCCTGTTTAACTGGCTTCATATTTATAACACGCATTGGGCATTAATTCTGCCAGCCATGTTCTCGATATTTGGCGTATTTATGCTCCGTCAATTCTTTCTCAGTATACCGAACGAGATTACAGAATCTGCATTACTCGATGGTGCGGGTCATTTTCGAATTTTCTTCAAGCTGGTGTTACCGTTAGCCAAACCAGCGCTTGCAACGTTTGCGATTATCGATTTTTCCTGGCAGTGGAATGATTATGAGAATGCTCTGGTTTTCCTGCAGAGTCCAAAGCTTTATACGATTCCGCTTGGTCTACAAAATTTCGTTTTGGAAAACAACGTTGATTATAACGGAATGATGGCAGCTTCTTCCGCAGCGATTATCCCTATGATTTTAATCTTTCTGCTTGGTCAGAAATATATTATTCAAGGTGTATCCAGTTCAGCTGTAAAAGGCTAA
- a CDS encoding helix-turn-helix domain-containing protein, with the protein MEEVDESKQLVLQIGAALKRYRKENNMSLDDLAELTGVSKLTLGNIERGETNPTLAIIWKISKGISLPLLALFKSEDPVSLYRAGEGLRFSNEQKNWVIEPVFKNASSDIEMCRAYLQPNSSYHPEGHHVNTTEIATVMTGSIEIQVNGEIHILNQYDTISFRADSPHSYTNHTNSETVLHIALKYGF; encoded by the coding sequence ATGGAAGAAGTCGACGAATCCAAACAACTTGTATTACAAATTGGCGCTGCCTTGAAAAGGTACAGAAAAGAAAACAACATGAGCTTAGATGACTTAGCGGAATTGACAGGCGTAAGCAAACTTACTCTGGGAAATATCGAACGTGGCGAGACAAATCCAACTTTGGCGATCATATGGAAAATCTCAAAAGGCATATCTTTACCACTCTTGGCTTTGTTCAAATCAGAAGACCCTGTAAGTTTGTATCGAGCAGGCGAAGGACTGCGGTTTTCTAATGAACAAAAAAATTGGGTTATTGAACCCGTCTTTAAAAACGCTAGCAGCGATATTGAAATGTGTCGGGCTTACTTACAGCCCAATAGCTCCTACCATCCTGAAGGACATCATGTGAATACAACTGAAATTGCGACCGTAATGACGGGATCCATTGAAATTCAAGTCAATGGAGAGATTCACATCTTGAATCAATACGATACGATTAGTTTTCGTGCTGATTCTCCTCACTCTTATACTAATCATACGAATAGTGAAACCGTGCTGCATATAGCCTTGAAGTATGGTTTCTAA
- a CDS encoding cache domain-containing sensor histidine kinase, giving the protein MLTRWLRRITPGTFKHRILFSFLLFLLTPIAILVLYNFRETEVMLQRDASDINVKQLEGIKADLIDLMSLVMKTGMLLDQDSVLREVMQKPELYDAIHRKRIVENKFASIENSFFLTGATVFYTLIDLKGNAYTSYTPENSLNYAHISSEPWVQELKRTEGQRYVWKSNDLTTGVRERKGNRMLSLYEVLRDDGLKPFAYGRFSIDYEAWFQEKTEGNTFGSDSEGAYFLMDGYGNIMLQSKSGDNVPYTVSSAIPAASQSQGQDTSSQSIVNNHMMYTYSKIQELDGYLVKKIPLSLLFEEVNKQKLRFYTVYGAILLLFVLLTYFISSTVTGPLKHLQRKMETTVKLNLKTKLPEQGKGELLALTRSFNFMIADINNLLEQLKLEERQKQFVRFQVLLGQMNPHFLLNTLNTIKSIALDKDEDEIYEICVSLGKILETTLNLEVDLILLKEEIVLIESYMDIQRKRFGHGIKLHYEVSRDLEYALIPKFCLQPLVENSLIHGFGQTQLEGQIDIRASSHHSLLILEVADNGIGMKKSQANQSYRKRKSIGVQNLRESLELMFKNQPTGLRIESTDEGTQVIMHFPLLLSKPYLKEGSTIVAHIDR; this is encoded by the coding sequence ATGTTGACCAGATGGCTGCGACGAATAACGCCTGGCACGTTTAAACACCGAATACTATTTTCGTTTCTGTTATTCCTCCTGACGCCTATAGCCATATTAGTTCTCTACAACTTCCGAGAAACGGAAGTTATGCTCCAGCGGGATGCTTCGGACATTAACGTCAAGCAACTCGAAGGCATCAAAGCCGATCTTATTGATTTGATGAGTCTTGTGATGAAGACTGGGATGCTGCTGGATCAGGATTCTGTCCTCCGGGAAGTGATGCAGAAGCCGGAATTATATGATGCTATCCATCGAAAGCGGATTGTGGAAAATAAATTCGCTAGTATTGAAAACAGCTTTTTCCTTACAGGAGCTACCGTATTCTACACATTGATCGATTTAAAAGGAAACGCTTACACTTCGTATACGCCAGAGAATTCTCTGAATTATGCCCACATCAGTTCCGAGCCTTGGGTACAGGAGCTGAAGAGGACTGAGGGACAGCGGTACGTATGGAAATCCAATGATTTGACGACTGGCGTTCGTGAGAGAAAAGGAAATCGGATGCTGAGCCTTTACGAAGTGCTGCGTGACGACGGACTAAAACCATTTGCTTATGGACGTTTTAGTATCGATTATGAAGCATGGTTTCAGGAAAAAACGGAGGGAAATACATTCGGCAGCGATAGCGAAGGAGCCTATTTTCTAATGGATGGATATGGGAATATTATGCTTCAATCCAAGTCGGGAGACAACGTCCCTTATACCGTGTCATCTGCCATTCCAGCAGCAAGTCAGAGTCAGGGACAGGATACCTCCTCCCAATCCATTGTGAACAATCATATGATGTATACCTATAGCAAAATTCAAGAGCTTGACGGTTATCTTGTGAAAAAGATTCCCCTGTCCTTGTTATTTGAAGAAGTGAACAAACAGAAGCTGAGGTTCTATACGGTATATGGGGCCATCCTGCTGCTGTTTGTGTTGCTGACTTACTTCATTTCCTCAACGGTTACCGGTCCTTTAAAGCATCTTCAACGAAAGATGGAGACAACCGTAAAATTGAATTTGAAGACAAAGCTGCCGGAACAAGGTAAAGGTGAATTGCTGGCCCTAACCCGAAGCTTCAATTTCATGATCGCAGACATCAATAATCTATTGGAACAGTTAAAGCTTGAGGAGCGGCAAAAGCAGTTTGTCCGATTTCAGGTGTTGCTTGGTCAGATGAACCCTCATTTTTTGCTGAATACGCTGAATACAATCAAGAGCATTGCACTGGATAAGGATGAAGATGAGATTTACGAGATTTGTGTATCGCTAGGAAAAATATTAGAAACTACGCTGAATTTGGAGGTTGATCTTATTCTTCTGAAGGAGGAAATTGTGCTAATTGAATCCTATATGGATATCCAACGGAAACGGTTTGGACATGGCATCAAGCTCCACTATGAAGTTTCCAGAGATCTGGAGTATGCGTTGATTCCGAAATTTTGTCTACAGCCGCTGGTAGAAAATTCATTGATTCACGGGTTTGGACAAACACAGCTTGAGGGGCAGATCGACATTCGTGCATCAAGCCACCACTCTCTGCTTATTTTGGAGGTCGCGGATAATGGCATAGGAATGAAAAAATCCCAGGCGAATCAGTCCTACCGGAAACGAAAAAGCATTGGTGTACAGAACCTTCGCGAGAGTTTGGAGCTTATGTTTAAGAACCAGCCAACAGGACTTCGGATAGAGTCGACGGACGAAGGGACGCAGGTCATCATGCATTTCCCATTATTGTTATCCAAACCCTATTTGAAGGAGGGGAGCACCATTGTGGCGCACATTGATCGTTGA